One genomic region from Armatimonadota bacterium encodes:
- a CDS encoding M48 family metallopeptidase, which produces MLSDIRSGSASAYAWWLMLVALIALPVGGCKQLVEIDEPHEIEIGRDAARKLEAQYGVWDNAAQTSRVRQLGTSIARNTPRPGLPWSFKLLNDRQINAMALPGGFVYVTRGLIESGADDPKLAGVLGHEIAHVTQRHAVKIMEKALTGGVIVAIVTKDSSADTQLAADIALDLIVRQGYREEEYDADRVGTRWAYASHHPPRGLLDFLKDIRDREGRDPSQLETWISTHPPTSKRITRLEEFIPTLTTNPAGRP; this is translated from the coding sequence ATGTTGAGCGACATCCGAAGCGGGTCGGCGAGCGCGTACGCGTGGTGGTTGATGCTGGTGGCGCTGATCGCCCTGCCGGTGGGCGGCTGCAAGCAACTGGTGGAGATAGATGAGCCGCACGAGATTGAGATCGGCCGCGACGCAGCGCGAAAACTGGAGGCCCAGTACGGCGTGTGGGATAACGCGGCGCAGACCTCCCGGGTGCGGCAGCTCGGGACCTCCATCGCGCGCAATACGCCGCGCCCAGGCCTGCCGTGGTCCTTCAAGCTCCTGAACGACCGGCAGATCAACGCCATGGCCCTGCCCGGAGGCTTCGTCTATGTGACGCGGGGGCTGATCGAGTCCGGCGCCGACGACCCGAAGCTGGCGGGGGTGCTGGGCCACGAGATCGCGCACGTGACCCAAAGGCACGCGGTCAAGATCATGGAGAAGGCGTTGACCGGCGGGGTGATCGTGGCCATCGTGACCAAGGACAGCAGCGCCGACACGCAGCTCGCCGCCGACATCGCGCTCGATCTCATCGTCCGCCAGGGGTACCGGGAGGAGGAGTACGACGCGGACCGGGTGGGGACCAGGTGGGCCTATGCCAGCCACCACCCGCCGCGAGGCCTGCTCGACTTCCTGAAGGACATCAGGGACCGGGAGGGCAGGGACCCGTCGCAATTGGAGACCTGGATCAGCACTCATCCGCCAACCTCCAAGCGGATTACGCGCTTGGAGGAGTTCATCCCCACGCTCACCACGAACCCAGCCGGGCGTCCTTGA
- the cimA gene encoding citramalate synthase, translating to MHTDAALTPTGRDVLLYDTTLRDGAQTEGISLSVEDRVKIARRLDELGLDYIEGGWPGALPGDTAFFDQMRREPLTRARLVAFGSTRRPRAKVEQDPQVQGLLEAGTSTITVFGKSWDLHVEGALRATLQQNLEMIEDTVACLKSHGRQVFFDAEHFFDGYQHNPDYALSTLRAAQGAGADCIVLCDTNGGTLPHELESGVRAAQAAVSTPLGIHAHNDSEVAVANTLAAVRLGVAHVQGTINGYGERCGNANLCSLIPALQLKLDRRCLPPENLTRLYEVAHYVAEIANQTPAERQPYVGRSAFAHKAGVHVDAVLKRPGAYEHIAPELVGNQRRLLVSDQAGASAVIHKARALEVDLDKESPQTRVLLRRVKEMEHEGYQFEGAEASFDLLMRKTMGMYRQRFELGGFRVIVEKRAAGDILSEATIKVTVDGVQEHTAAEGDGPVHALDGALRKALEKFYPQLRQIKLTDFKVRVIAGAEGTAAKVRVLVESSDGTDSWSTVGVHTNIIEASWQALVDALEYGLLRGGERGNHK from the coding sequence ATGCACACCGACGCCGCCCTCACGCCCACCGGCCGCGACGTGCTCCTGTACGACACGACCCTGCGCGACGGGGCGCAGACGGAAGGCATATCGCTATCGGTGGAGGACCGGGTCAAGATCGCACGTCGGCTGGACGAGCTGGGCCTGGACTACATCGAGGGGGGATGGCCGGGAGCGCTGCCGGGCGATACCGCTTTCTTCGATCAAATGCGCCGGGAACCGTTGACGCGGGCGCGGCTGGTGGCGTTCGGCAGCACCCGTCGCCCGCGCGCCAAGGTTGAACAAGATCCCCAGGTGCAGGGTTTGCTCGAAGCCGGCACCTCCACCATCACCGTCTTCGGCAAGAGCTGGGACCTGCACGTCGAGGGCGCGCTACGCGCGACTCTGCAGCAGAACCTGGAGATGATCGAGGACACCGTCGCCTGCCTCAAGTCGCACGGGCGGCAGGTCTTCTTCGACGCCGAGCACTTCTTCGACGGCTACCAGCACAACCCCGACTACGCCCTGAGCACCCTGCGCGCGGCGCAGGGCGCGGGGGCGGACTGCATCGTGCTGTGCGACACCAACGGCGGCACGCTCCCGCACGAGCTGGAGTCCGGCGTGCGCGCGGCGCAGGCCGCGGTCAGCACCCCGCTCGGCATCCACGCCCACAACGACAGCGAGGTCGCGGTCGCCAACACGCTGGCGGCGGTGCGCCTGGGGGTCGCGCACGTGCAGGGGACGATCAACGGCTACGGCGAGCGCTGCGGCAACGCCAACCTGTGCTCGCTGATCCCGGCGCTGCAGCTCAAGCTCGATCGGCGCTGCCTGCCGCCGGAGAACCTGACGCGGCTCTACGAGGTCGCGCACTACGTGGCCGAGATCGCCAACCAGACCCCGGCGGAGCGCCAGCCCTATGTCGGCCGCAGCGCCTTCGCGCACAAGGCGGGGGTGCACGTGGACGCGGTGCTGAAGCGCCCCGGCGCCTACGAGCACATTGCCCCCGAGCTGGTGGGTAACCAGCGACGCCTGCTGGTGAGCGACCAGGCGGGCGCCAGCGCGGTCATCCACAAGGCGCGCGCGCTGGAGGTTGACCTCGACAAGGAGTCGCCGCAGACGCGGGTGCTGTTGCGGCGCGTCAAGGAGATGGAGCACGAGGGCTACCAGTTCGAGGGGGCGGAGGCGTCCTTCGACCTGCTGATGCGCAAGACGATGGGGATGTACCGCCAGCGATTCGAGCTGGGGGGCTTTCGCGTCATCGTGGAGAAGCGGGCGGCCGGCGACATCCTCTCGGAGGCGACGATCAAGGTCACGGTGGATGGCGTGCAGGAGCACACGGCGGCGGAGGGCGATGGGCCGGTGCACGCGCTCGACGGGGCGCTGCGCAAGGCGCTGGAGAAGTTCTACCCGCAGCTGCGCCAGATCAAGCTCACCGACTTCAAGGTGCGGGTGATCGCGGGGGCGGAGGGCACCGCGGCCAAGGTGCGAGTGCTGGTGGAGTCATCGGACGGCACCGACTCGTGGAGCACGGTGGGCGTGCACACCAACATCATCGAGGCAAGCTGGCAGGCGCTGGTTGACGCGCTGGAATATGGGCTGCTGCGGGGCGGGGAGAGGGGGAATCACAAGTAG
- a CDS encoding sigma-70 family RNA polymerase sigma factor, whose amino-acid sequence MGVAVVGDKSRTPGGDAPERPGMDGFDQLFARHQRDVFNLIYRLVGDYEDAADLTSETFVQALRSFDRFRGEAQPYTWLYRIAVNRCKNYYRRRGVRRRVDGPSLDEQAESAPGGASPPREIEDWSRAPQRHVEQRELQQEVERAIAALNPDARVVVILRDLRGLSYQEIAEVVGVSAEVVKARLFRARAALRKQLAPYLSPES is encoded by the coding sequence ATGGGAGTCGCGGTGGTTGGAGATAAGTCCAGGACGCCGGGCGGCGATGCGCCTGAGCGTCCGGGGATGGACGGCTTCGACCAGTTGTTCGCGCGCCATCAGCGAGACGTCTTCAACCTCATCTACCGCCTGGTGGGCGACTATGAGGACGCGGCCGATCTCACGTCCGAGACCTTTGTGCAGGCGCTGCGATCGTTCGATCGCTTTCGGGGGGAGGCCCAGCCCTACACCTGGCTCTACCGCATTGCCGTCAACCGGTGCAAGAACTACTACCGTCGGCGCGGGGTGCGCCGGCGCGTGGATGGCCCGTCACTGGACGAGCAGGCGGAGTCCGCGCCGGGAGGGGCTTCGCCTCCGCGCGAGATCGAGGACTGGAGCCGCGCGCCGCAGCGCCACGTGGAGCAGCGTGAGTTGCAGCAGGAGGTCGAGCGCGCTATCGCCGCGCTCAATCCCGACGCGCGCGTGGTGGTGATCCTGCGCGACCTGCGCGGGCTGAGCTATCAGGAGATCGCCGAGGTGGTGGGGGTTTCCGCGGAAGTCGTGAAAGCACGCCTGTTCCGGGCGCGCGCGGCGCTGCGCAAGCAGCTGGCGCCCTATCTGTCGCCGGAATCGTGA
- a CDS encoding BamA/TamA family outer membrane protein, translated as MGKALAVCCLATVMCVAAWAQEPPAPAAAPDAAATAVQPGSEGEAAPPAAAETPAAAEPAAEEPGPPIVAIEVRGTEHIAADTITAALSAHIGDPYSDTVAAAQEKAVRQLGWFYDVSVTSEEAAQGVRLVVNVVENPVYQGIVIEGNTVFSQQELLAVMQTKPGEVGNNRVIISDMAVIADKYHAAGYIFAQIVDVATDTATGNLVVTLVEGKVEEVRVTGNHKTKTYVITREMRTKPGDILNNGRLRRDLDRLINLDIFQDVSAQPSVGSAPGLVVATVNVVEKKTGLAAAGVGYSSVQKLVGFVDLAESNLGGTAQQVTLRTEFGGRDSYELGYFNPWTAAPATSLRVGLYRKIILREAFSENQSFLYDEKRSGGNVTWSRPLGDSETTRIFATLRADSVSVRQAQDAGLPDIIALQRGEDVRSVALALRNDTRNIVANPTRGGLNSLSAEFAGWLGGTSFNKFGADVRRYFRAGGKRIFAARVLLGLTSGNPPFLEQYLLGGGETLRGYRNDRFPGTRMALLNTELRMPIQESIAGVLFADVGDAWGGAFARDLGDADFKAHFGYGVGVRLITPIGPIRIDYGIGTEGQETHFSIGHAF; from the coding sequence ATGGGCAAAGCCTTGGCCGTCTGTTGCCTGGCGACAGTGATGTGCGTCGCCGCGTGGGCGCAGGAGCCTCCTGCGCCTGCCGCCGCCCCGGACGCGGCGGCGACCGCCGTGCAGCCCGGGAGCGAGGGCGAGGCCGCGCCGCCGGCGGCGGCCGAAACGCCCGCCGCCGCGGAACCCGCGGCCGAAGAGCCGGGGCCGCCGATCGTCGCCATCGAGGTGCGCGGCACCGAGCACATCGCGGCCGACACCATTACCGCCGCCCTCAGCGCTCACATCGGCGATCCCTACAGCGACACGGTCGCGGCCGCGCAAGAAAAGGCGGTGCGGCAGCTAGGATGGTTCTACGACGTTTCGGTCACCAGCGAAGAAGCCGCGCAAGGCGTGCGCCTGGTGGTGAATGTCGTCGAGAACCCGGTTTACCAGGGCATCGTCATCGAGGGCAACACCGTCTTCAGCCAGCAGGAGCTTCTGGCGGTGATGCAGACCAAGCCGGGCGAAGTGGGCAACAACCGCGTGATCATCAGTGACATGGCGGTGATCGCCGACAAGTACCACGCCGCCGGCTACATCTTCGCGCAGATCGTGGACGTGGCCACCGACACCGCGACCGGCAACCTGGTGGTGACCCTGGTCGAGGGCAAAGTCGAGGAGGTGCGGGTCACCGGCAACCACAAGACCAAGACCTACGTCATCACGCGTGAGATGCGCACCAAACCTGGCGACATCCTCAACAACGGGCGCCTGCGGCGCGACCTCGACCGCCTCATCAACCTTGACATCTTCCAGGACGTCTCGGCGCAGCCGTCGGTCGGCAGCGCGCCGGGGCTGGTGGTGGCGACGGTCAACGTGGTGGAGAAGAAGACCGGGCTGGCGGCGGCGGGAGTGGGCTACAGTTCGGTGCAGAAGCTCGTCGGGTTCGTGGACCTGGCGGAGTCCAACCTCGGCGGCACCGCGCAGCAGGTGACGCTACGCACCGAGTTCGGCGGGCGCGACAGCTACGAGCTCGGCTATTTCAATCCGTGGACGGCTGCGCCCGCGACGAGCCTGCGCGTAGGGCTCTACCGTAAGATCATCCTGCGCGAGGCATTCAGCGAGAACCAGAGCTTCCTCTACGACGAGAAGCGCAGCGGCGGCAACGTCACCTGGAGCCGGCCGCTCGGCGACAGCGAAACCACGCGCATCTTCGCGACTCTGCGCGCCGATTCGGTGTCGGTGCGCCAGGCCCAGGACGCGGGATTGCCCGACATCATCGCGCTGCAGCGGGGCGAGGACGTGCGCAGCGTGGCGCTGGCCTTGCGCAACGACACGCGCAACATCGTCGCCAACCCCACCCGGGGCGGGCTCAACAGCCTCTCCGCGGAGTTCGCGGGATGGTTGGGCGGCACCAGCTTCAACAAGTTCGGGGCCGACGTCCGCCGCTACTTCCGCGCCGGGGGCAAGCGCATCTTCGCCGCACGGGTGCTGCTCGGCCTGACCTCGGGCAACCCGCCCTTCCTGGAGCAGTATCTGCTGGGGGGCGGCGAGACCCTGCGCGGCTACCGCAATGACCGCTTCCCCGGCACGCGTATGGCGTTGCTCAACACCGAGCTGCGCATGCCGATCCAAGAAAGCATCGCCGGCGTGCTGTTCGCGGACGTCGGCGACGCCTGGGGCGGCGCCTTCGCCCGCGACCTCGGCGACGCCGACTTCAAGGCGCACTTCGGCTATGGCGTCGGCGTGCGCCTGATCACCCCCATCGGCCCTATCCGCATAGACTACGGCATCGGCACC